From the Pseudopipra pipra isolate bDixPip1 chromosome 22, bDixPip1.hap1, whole genome shotgun sequence genome, one window contains:
- the PPCS gene encoding phosphopantothenate--cysteine ligase isoform X2, with product MFYLAAAVSDFYIPASEMPEHKIQSSEGPLQITMKMVPKMLSPLVRDWAPEAFVISFKLETDPQLLIDKSRQALEKYRHQVVVANVLESRRTSVIIVTSDSQTPLSLSEEELAQGMEIEEKIVSYLQGQHTAFIERKG from the exons ATGTTCTACCTGGCAGCCGCCGTGTCCGATTTCTACATTCCGGCCTCTGAGATGCCTGAGCACAAGATCCAGTCCTCGGAGGGGCCCCTGCAG ATCACAATGAAGATGGTGCCAAAAATGCTGTCCCCCCTGGTCAGAGACTGGGCCCCTGAGGCCTTTGTGATTTCCTTCAAGCTGGAGACGGATCCCCAGCTCCTGATCGACAAGTCCCGGCAGGCCTTGGAGAAGTACCGGCACCAGGTGGTGGTGGCCAACGTCCTGGAGTCCCGCAGGACCTCTGTCATCATCGTCACCAGCGACTCACAGACCCCCCTGTCCCTCTCGGAGGAGGAACTAGCACAAGGCATGGAGATAGAGGAGAAAATTGTGAGTTACCTGCAGGGGCAGCACACGGCCTTCATagagaggaaaggctga
- the PPCS gene encoding phosphopantothenate--cysteine ligase isoform X1 yields the protein MAEPGKEKGEKEDAEDAAALAAERRVRAWAAAQVARGRRVALVTSGGTQVPLEARAVRFLENFSSGRRGAASAERLVGLGYGVCFLHRARSVFPWARALPPHGPALLDALRLTPGPPPGVAAAPAALPALLPALRDYHRATEEGALLAIEFTELAEYLALLRAAARALAPLGSSVMFYLAAAVSDFYIPASEMPEHKIQSSEGPLQITMKMVPKMLSPLVRDWAPEAFVISFKLETDPQLLIDKSRQALEKYRHQVVVANVLESRRTSVIIVTSDSQTPLSLSEEELAQGMEIEEKIVSYLQGQHTAFIERKG from the exons ATGGCGGAACCgggaaaggagaagggggagaaggaggacgCGGAGGACGCGGCGGCGCTGGCGGCCGAGCGCCGGGTGCGGGCGTGGGCGGCGGCGCAGGTGGCGCGCGGGCGGCGCGTGGCGCTGGTGACCTCGGGCGGGACGCAGGTGCCGCTGGAGGCGCGGGCCGTGCGCTTCCTGGAGAACTTCAGcagcgggcggcgcggggcagCCTCGGCCGAGCGGCTCGTGGGGCTCGGCTACGGCGTGTGCTTCCTGCACCGCGCCCGCTCCGTCTTCCCCTGGGCCCGCGCGCTgcccccgcacggccccgcgcTGCTGGACGCGCTCCGCCTCACCCCGGGCCCCCCGCCCGGCGTGGCtgccgcgcccgccgcgctgCCCGCGCTGCTGCCCGCGCTCCGGGACTACCACCGGGCCACCGAAGAGGGAGCGCTGCTCGCCATCGAGTTCACCGAGCTGGCGGAGTATCTGGCGCTGCTGCGCGCCGCGGCCAGGGCGCTGGCACCGCTGG GCTCCAGTGTCATGTTCTACCTGGCAGCCGCCGTGTCCGATTTCTACATTCCGGCCTCTGAGATGCCTGAGCACAAGATCCAGTCCTCGGAGGGGCCCCTGCAG ATCACAATGAAGATGGTGCCAAAAATGCTGTCCCCCCTGGTCAGAGACTGGGCCCCTGAGGCCTTTGTGATTTCCTTCAAGCTGGAGACGGATCCCCAGCTCCTGATCGACAAGTCCCGGCAGGCCTTGGAGAAGTACCGGCACCAGGTGGTGGTGGCCAACGTCCTGGAGTCCCGCAGGACCTCTGTCATCATCGTCACCAGCGACTCACAGACCCCCCTGTCCCTCTCGGAGGAGGAACTAGCACAAGGCATGGAGATAGAGGAGAAAATTGTGAGTTACCTGCAGGGGCAGCACACGGCCTTCATagagaggaaaggctga